Part of the Caulifigura coniformis genome, TACGCCATCCGATTCTCGGCGAGCGACGGCGGCGGCAAGTGGGTCGCCCGTGGCCGAAGGACCGCCGAGTCGCAGGCCTTCCTGATCGTCCGGCCAGCGCAGCCCGGAACGAAGTCTCGCATCCTGCTGCAGCTCAGCACCAACACCTACAACGCCTACAACAACTGGGGAGGCAGCAGCCTCTACGCCTACCACGGTCGCGCGAATCTTCAGGGACATCGCGTCTCGTTCCTCCGTCCGCCGGCCAGTCAGTTTGAGAACTGGGAACGCCCGTTCGTCGCCTGGGCCGAGAAGAACGGATATGCGATCGATTTTTGCGCCAACGGCGACCTCGAGTTCCATCCCGAACTGCTCGCGGCGTACAAGCTGGTGTTGAGCGTCGGGCATGATGAGTACTGGTCGTCTCTGATGCGCGACCACCTCGAAGCGTTCATCGGCAAGGGAGGAAACGTCGCCTTCTTCAGCGGCAACACCTGCTGCTGGCAGGTTCGCAGTGAAGACGACGGAACGGCCCTCACGAGCTGGAAGCAATCCCCCAACTCCGACCCGCTCTATCCCGAGCCCGACAAAAAGCTGCTCTCCACGCTGTGGAGCCATTATCTGATCGGCCGGCCCGAGAACCAGCTGACCGGCGTGGGCTTTCTCTGGGGCGGCTATCACAAGAGCCACGGCCAGTTCATGGACGGCAAAGGGGCATTTCGCGTCCATCAGCCTGATCACTGGCTGTTCGCCGGAACCAATCTCCGCCGCGATGACGAGTTCGGCGCGAAACACTCCATCGTCGGTTACGAATGCGACGGCTGCGAGCTCGACTGGAAGGACGGCCTCCCCGTGCCGACTCATCGCGATGGAACGCCCGAGACCTTCCAGGTCCTGGCGACTTGCCCGGCCAAGTGGCATCCGGACGATTGCGAATGGTACGAGAAGTGGGAACGGGGCCGTGTCGGCAACGCCGTTCTCGGCGTCTACACGCGCGGCGGGACCGTTTTCACCTGCGGCTCGACCGACTGGGCTCACGGTCTTCGCGGTGGTGATGAAGTGACGGAGCGGATCACACGCAACATTCTCGACCGCCTGGGCACGCCCTGAGGGGTGAAGAGTGGCGTCGATCGAGACATGCTCCGAGACGATCACTGTTCGGGACGCGGTGCAGGAGCGCGCTGCTGCGAGCTTTCGCTGCCCTGAGTGAAGCATGTGGTCGCATCGTGCGTTACCATCACCGTTCACGCCCAAGTCGGGCCCTCCCCGGGCCTGCAAATGTCGCCCCAGGATATCCCACAGCGAGTGATCCGGCGCATGAGTTCCAGCGGACGACGATCAGTCAACCTGACTCGCGACGTCATCACGTCGACACTGGTCCGCACTCTCGCGGCGCTGGGCGGACTGTTCTTCGGCGCGGAGGCACGATCGCAAACCGTTCCCCCCGGAGACCGTGGAATCGAGTTTTTCGAGAACCGCGTCCGGCCCGTGCTCGCCGAGCACTGCTATAAGTGCCACGGCCCGGTGAAGCAATTCGCAGAACTCCGGCTCGACTCCAGAAAGGCGATGCTGGACGGGGGCGATACCGGCCCCGCAATCGTTCCGGGAAAACCGGAGGCGAGCCTGCTGGTCGAGGCGGTGCGTCATGGCGACGTCCAGATGCCGCCCAATGACAAACTGAAGGACGAAGAGATCGCGGCCATCGAGAAGTGGGTCCGGATCGGCGCCCCGTGGCCGGAGGCACCCAGTGTCGCGACCGCGGAAGACGTCAGCAGGTCCCACTGGGCCTTTCAACCCGTGAAGGACGTCGCTCTTCCGGCGGTCCATTCACCCGGATGGGTCCAGAGTCCGATTGATCGGTTCATCCTGGCAGGCCTCGAGAAGGCCAATCTGGCTCCGTCCGCCCCGGCCTCGAGGCGAGCCCTGATTCGCCGCGTCACCTACGACCTGATCGGCCTTCCGCCCACCCCGGAAGAAGTCCGCGAGTTTGAAGAGGACTCCGATCCCGCCGCGTACGAGAAGGTCGTGACGCGGCTCCTCGCCTCGCCCCACTATGGTGAGCATTGGGGACGGCGCTGGCTCGATGTGGCGAGATACTCCGACACCAAGGGCTATGTGTACGCTCGCGAGGAGAAAGTCTTCGTCCACGCCCCGACCTACCGCGACTGGGTCGTGAAGTCGCTGAACGACGACCTCCCCTACGACCAGTTCGTTCAGCTTCAGGTGGCGGCCGACGCGATCGTCCCCGATGAGTCTGCCGATCTCGCGGCCCTGGGCTACCTCACACTCGGCCGGCGATTCCTGGGCGTCACGCCCGACATTGTCGACGACCGCATCGACGTCGTGACCCGTGGGCTGCTGGGTCTGACGGTCGGCTGCGCCCGCTGTCACGATCACAAATACGATCCGATTCCCACTGCCGACTACTACTCGCTTTATGGAGTCTTCCAGAACTGTACGGAGCGGGTCGTGCAGGTTGGGCCGGCAGCGGTCGACGACCCCGCATTCTCCCATGAACTGGATCGCCGGCAGCGAGTCCAGCGCGAGACCTTCGCCCTCGTGCAGGGTGAGGTGTCCGACCGCGTCCGCCGCCGCATCACGGACTATCTCGTCGCGCAGACGGAGATGGAGAAGTACCACGATGAGAACTTCGACATCATCATCGAGAAGGGGGATCTCGTTCCCCTGATCGTGCGTCGCTGGGAGACGTACCTTTCCCAGCCGGCACGGGCGCAGGATCCGGTGTTCGGGGCGTGGACACGTTTCGCGGCGCTGCCCGCGGCCGAATTTGCAGCGAGGGCCCCGGATGTTGTCTCCATGATGCAGGGGCCGGAAGGCGAACCCCTGCTGCCGGAAATCCGGAATCTGTTTGCGACGCCACCCGCGAGCATGCGCGAGGTCGCCGAACGCTATGGCCGCTTCCTGAACGAGTTCGACAAACGCTGGACGTCGCTCCCGGCGGGAGGGGCATCCGGCGACACGCTCTGGGCTCGACTCGCTGAAGCGGAGTCGTCTCCACTTGTCCGGCTGCTTTATGGGGCGGATTCACCCTGTGCGCTTCCAAGCGAGCATATCTCGACGATCGAGCGGATGATGGACAGCGCCAACTGCAACCTCCTGTGGAAGGTGCAGGGGGATGTCGATCGCTGGATCATCCAGTCGCCGACGGCTCCACCGTTCACCACGGCGCTCGTCGACAAGCCCTCGCTGACCGAACAGCGAATTTTTCGACGCGGGAATCCTTCACTCAAGGGAGACATCGTTCCCCGCCGCTTCCTCAAAGTCCTTTCCGGACCGTCACGATCGCCCTTCAAGAATGGCAGCGGCCGGCTCGAACTGGCGAGGTCGATTGTCGATCCCGCAAATCCCCTGACGGCCCGCGTCTGGGTGAACCGTATGTGGGGCCATCATTTCGGTGCCGGGCTTGTTCGAACGCCAAGCGACTTCGGGCTTCGGGCCGAGGCGCCCTCCCATCCGGAGCTTCTCGACTGGCTTGCCGATCGCTTCATCAAAGAAGGCTGGAGCACGAAGCGCCTTCACCGGCTCATCGTTCTGTCGAGCACATATCAACAGCAGTCCGCGGCGTCATCGGGCGAACTCGCCAGTCGTGCTCAGCAGGTCGATCCCCAGAATCGGCTGCTGTGGCGAATGCATCCGCATCGTCTTTCTTTTGAAGAGCTGCGAGACACCTGGCTGGCCACCTCGGGCCGACTCGAGGCGCGTCTGGGAGGGCGCTCGACAGATCTGCTGGCCGCCAATCCGCCGCACCGCCGTCGCACCCTGTATGGCTCTATCGACCGGCAGTTTGTTCCGGATGTGCTGCGGATGTTCGACGTCGCGAATCCGGACCTGCACTCGCCCCAACGCAGCGAAACGACGGTTCCGCAGCAGGCGCTCTTCGGATTGAACCACCCGCTCGTCGCCGAGTGCGCCCGTGATCTTGCGAAGCAGCGACCGGACGACCCAGAGCCGTTCGTCCGCCTGGTGTTTCAGGATCTCTACCAGCGTGAGCCTTCTCCGGATCAGCTCTCGCAATGCGTGTCCTATCTCAGGGCCGCCGAGAACGAACCCGAGCCCCAGCCCCCCGCCGGCGCAGAGGACTGGCGTTACGGATACGGGGAAGTCGATCCGAAAAACGGACAGGTCGCAGCGTTCTCGCCCTTGCCGCACTTCACCGGTGAGGCGTGGCAGGGTGGACCGAACTGGCCCGATCGCAAATTCGGCTGGGTGCAGATCACCGCGTCCGGCGGGCATGCCGGCAACGACCTCAAGCATGCCGCCATCCGCCGCTGGGCTTCGCCGGCCGCGATGACGATCGCGGTGAAGTCGCTGGTGCGCCACGACGTCGCCGCCGGCGACGGGATTCGATGCGCCATCATCTCCAGCCGCCACGGCTCTCTGAAGACGCAGGTTGTGCACAACACCATGACCGAGCTGAACGTGGACTCGATCAAAGTCGAGCCGGGTGACACGCTCGATTTCGTGGTCGACTTCCACGCGAACCTGAACAGCGACCAGTACCAGTGGGCGCCGGTGATCACCGAACTCGCGCAGGAGAACAGCCAGGCGCGCATCTGGGACGCCCAGGCGCAGTTCAGCGTCCGCAAGACGTCGCCCCTCGATCCACGAAGCCAGCTTGTCCAGGTGCTCTTGCTGTCGAATGAACTGATGTTTGTCGACTGAGCCACCGCTTTGAGGCCGGGAATGCACTCACTTCCGCAATTTTCTCTGGACCGCCGCTCACTGCTTGCACGGAGCGGGCTGGGACTCGGCGCTCTGGCCCTTCCAGGCCTGCTGGCCGATGACGGACGACTTCTGGCCGCGCAGGCGGAGAGTGGTGGAATTGCAGCCCGGCAACCGCATTTTGCCGGCCGCGCAAAGCGGGTGATTCACTTCTTCCTGAACGGTGGCCCGTCGCACGTCGACACGTTCGACCCCAAGCCCGAACTGACGAAACGCTCCGGGGAAGTCGTTCCGGTCAACCTTGCCACGGAGAGGAAGACCGGCGCGGCCTTTGGCTCGCCCTTCAAGTTCCGCCGCTATGGCGAAAGCGGAATTGAAGTCAGCGAACTCTTCGAGAAGACGGCCGCCCACATCGACGACATCGCCGTCATCCGCTCGATGTATGCCCAGGTTCCCAACCACGAACCGTCGCTCATGCTGATGAACTGTGGGGACTCGGTGCAGCCACGGCCGAGCGTCGGCGCGTGGGTGCTGTACGGCCTGGGCGTCGAGAACCAGAACCTCCCCGGCTTCCTCGCCATGTGTCCGAACGGCTATCCCATCAAGGACGCCGAGAACTGGCAGGCCGGTTTCCTCCCGGGCGCTTACCAGGGAACCTTCGTCGATCCGAAGCATCGCGAACTCGACCGGCTGATCGAGAACATCCGCAGCCCGCACGCGACGCCGGCGACGCAGCGGCGGCAGCTCGAGCTGCTAAGGACGCTCAATTCAGAACACCTCCAGGCGCGCAACGACTCCCGGCTGGAAGCGAGAATCCAGTCGTTCGAACTCGCCTTCCGCATGCAACATGAAGCGGCCGAAGCCTTCGACCTGCGCCAGGAACCTCAGCACATCCAGGACGCCTACGGCGGCGGAGTCCACGGGCGTCAGACCCTCATCGCCCGCCGGCTCATCGAACGCGGTGTCCGTTATGTTCAGCTCTGGCATGGGGCCGGACAGCCCTGGGACAACCACAGTAACCTGGAGAAGAGTCACCGCTCACTCGCGGCCGAAATCGACCAGCCGATCGCGGCGTTGATTGCCGACCTCAAGCAGCGCGGACTGTTTGACGAGACGCTGATTCTCTGGGGAGGGGAGTTCGGGCGCACCCCGACGGTCGAGCTCAACGGCGGCGGCCAGTCGATCCTGGGACGTGACCACAACCACTATGGGTTCAGCGTCTGGATGGCTGGCGGCGGAATCCGGGGCGGGGTCACTTACGGGGCGACCGACGAGTTCGGATTCAAGGCCGTCGAGAAGCCTGTCAGCGTACACGACCTCCATGCCACGATGCTTCACCTCCTCGGATTCGATCACGAGCGCCTGACCTACCGGTACGCAGGAAGAGACTTCCGACTCACCGACGTTCACGGCCACGTGCTGCACGACGTGATTGCCTGAAGGCAGTCAATCTCAGGAATCGCAGGCCACGACTTGAGGAACAGCGCTCATGCGGGACTCGAAACGGTCAAGTGCTCTGGCCAGGGCGGCTACGATCGCCTTCGCAGTCGTCCTCTGCCTGGCGGGCGATTCCCGGGCCGCGGATTCCCGGCCGAACTTCCTGTTCATCCTTGTCGACGACCAATCTCCATTCGACCTC contains:
- a CDS encoding N,N-dimethylformamidase beta subunit family domain-containing protein, whose protein sequence is MSRAQRLSTLPGQVVCPATDFNRRPRESHRQVRVFAASLNAARIDYLRFCTSGFDSQEFGMTFRALQWLPVIWMGLGLTSTAASADDLPPSLFVEGYADKISYAPGEEVALHVSTSAPRFALTVSRVGAEVKEVLAKADIPGVLSPVPENASSHGCRWPAAFRFKIPEDWTSGYYAIRFSASDGGGKWVARGRRTAESQAFLIVRPAQPGTKSRILLQLSTNTYNAYNNWGGSSLYAYHGRANLQGHRVSFLRPPASQFENWERPFVAWAEKNGYAIDFCANGDLEFHPELLAAYKLVLSVGHDEYWSSLMRDHLEAFIGKGGNVAFFSGNTCCWQVRSEDDGTALTSWKQSPNSDPLYPEPDKKLLSTLWSHYLIGRPENQLTGVGFLWGGYHKSHGQFMDGKGAFRVHQPDHWLFAGTNLRRDDEFGAKHSIVGYECDGCELDWKDGLPVPTHRDGTPETFQVLATCPAKWHPDDCEWYEKWERGRVGNAVLGVYTRGGTVFTCGSTDWAHGLRGGDEVTERITRNILDRLGTP
- a CDS encoding PSD1 and planctomycete cytochrome C domain-containing protein gives rise to the protein MSSSGRRSVNLTRDVITSTLVRTLAALGGLFFGAEARSQTVPPGDRGIEFFENRVRPVLAEHCYKCHGPVKQFAELRLDSRKAMLDGGDTGPAIVPGKPEASLLVEAVRHGDVQMPPNDKLKDEEIAAIEKWVRIGAPWPEAPSVATAEDVSRSHWAFQPVKDVALPAVHSPGWVQSPIDRFILAGLEKANLAPSAPASRRALIRRVTYDLIGLPPTPEEVREFEEDSDPAAYEKVVTRLLASPHYGEHWGRRWLDVARYSDTKGYVYAREEKVFVHAPTYRDWVVKSLNDDLPYDQFVQLQVAADAIVPDESADLAALGYLTLGRRFLGVTPDIVDDRIDVVTRGLLGLTVGCARCHDHKYDPIPTADYYSLYGVFQNCTERVVQVGPAAVDDPAFSHELDRRQRVQRETFALVQGEVSDRVRRRITDYLVAQTEMEKYHDENFDIIIEKGDLVPLIVRRWETYLSQPARAQDPVFGAWTRFAALPAAEFAARAPDVVSMMQGPEGEPLLPEIRNLFATPPASMREVAERYGRFLNEFDKRWTSLPAGGASGDTLWARLAEAESSPLVRLLYGADSPCALPSEHISTIERMMDSANCNLLWKVQGDVDRWIIQSPTAPPFTTALVDKPSLTEQRIFRRGNPSLKGDIVPRRFLKVLSGPSRSPFKNGSGRLELARSIVDPANPLTARVWVNRMWGHHFGAGLVRTPSDFGLRAEAPSHPELLDWLADRFIKEGWSTKRLHRLIVLSSTYQQQSAASSGELASRAQQVDPQNRLLWRMHPHRLSFEELRDTWLATSGRLEARLGGRSTDLLAANPPHRRRTLYGSIDRQFVPDVLRMFDVANPDLHSPQRSETTVPQQALFGLNHPLVAECARDLAKQRPDDPEPFVRLVFQDLYQREPSPDQLSQCVSYLRAAENEPEPQPPAGAEDWRYGYGEVDPKNGQVAAFSPLPHFTGEAWQGGPNWPDRKFGWVQITASGGHAGNDLKHAAIRRWASPAAMTIAVKSLVRHDVAAGDGIRCAIISSRHGSLKTQVVHNTMTELNVDSIKVEPGDTLDFVVDFHANLNSDQYQWAPVITELAQENSQARIWDAQAQFSVRKTSPLDPRSQLVQVLLLSNELMFVD
- a CDS encoding DUF1501 domain-containing protein, whose translation is MHSLPQFSLDRRSLLARSGLGLGALALPGLLADDGRLLAAQAESGGIAARQPHFAGRAKRVIHFFLNGGPSHVDTFDPKPELTKRSGEVVPVNLATERKTGAAFGSPFKFRRYGESGIEVSELFEKTAAHIDDIAVIRSMYAQVPNHEPSLMLMNCGDSVQPRPSVGAWVLYGLGVENQNLPGFLAMCPNGYPIKDAENWQAGFLPGAYQGTFVDPKHRELDRLIENIRSPHATPATQRRQLELLRTLNSEHLQARNDSRLEARIQSFELAFRMQHEAAEAFDLRQEPQHIQDAYGGGVHGRQTLIARRLIERGVRYVQLWHGAGQPWDNHSNLEKSHRSLAAEIDQPIAALIADLKQRGLFDETLILWGGEFGRTPTVELNGGGQSILGRDHNHYGFSVWMAGGGIRGGVTYGATDEFGFKAVEKPVSVHDLHATMLHLLGFDHERLTYRYAGRDFRLTDVHGHVLHDVIA